The proteins below are encoded in one region of Syngnathus acus chromosome 2, fSynAcu1.2, whole genome shotgun sequence:
- the aurkaip1 gene encoding aurora kinase A-interacting protein isoform X1 → MLTSKLLPRLRLLHRTIFCHGGVAGGSAQPALLASARPLGSRAPRYTTAADNRHPPRWLRAEPEPDEMLVPRKLCVSPLETWLSLRYSLPPLPQRELPVLEEDVDAPLACKNVLEIRRRKMNRHKYKKLLKRTKFLRRRVRESRGRKKQKRFEKDLKRIWMRAGLKKAPEGWNTPKLFIRQHGNRRN, encoded by the exons ATGTTGACCTCCAAACTCCTCCCTCGTCTTCGTCTGCTGCACAGGACCATTT TTTGCCACGGAGGTGTCGCAGGTGGCAGTGCGCAGCCGGCACTTCTGGCGTCCGCCCGCCCCCTCGGCAGCAGGGCGCCGCGTTACACCACAGCGGCCGACAACCGCCATCCGCCTCGATGGCTCCGAGCGGAGCCGGAACCGGACGAGATGCTGGTACCCCGTAAGCTGTGCGTGAGTCCTCTGGAAACGTGGCTCTCGCTGCGCTACTCTCTTCCTCCCCTGCCGCAGCGGGAGCTGCCAGTTCTTGAGGAGGACGTCGATGCGCCCCTCGCTTGCAAAAACGTCCTGGAGATCCGGCGCCGCAAAATGAACCGGCACAAGTACAAGAAGCTGTTGAAACGGACCAAATTCCTCCGGAGGAGAGTGCGGGAGAGCAGGGGCAGAAAGAAGCAG aAACGTTTTGAGAAGGACCTGAAACGGATTTGGATGCGCGCTGGGCTGAAGAAGGCGCCAGAGGGATGGAACACGCCCAAGCTCTTCATAAGACAACACGGAAACCGAAGAAACTGA
- the aurkaip1 gene encoding aurora kinase A-interacting protein isoform X2 has translation MLTSKLLPRLRLLHRTICVAGGSAQPALLASARPLGSRAPRYTTAADNRHPPRWLRAEPEPDEMLVPRKLCVSPLETWLSLRYSLPPLPQRELPVLEEDVDAPLACKNVLEIRRRKMNRHKYKKLLKRTKFLRRRVRESRGRKKQKRFEKDLKRIWMRAGLKKAPEGWNTPKLFIRQHGNRRN, from the exons ATGTTGACCTCCAAACTCCTCCCTCGTCTTCGTCTGCTGCACAGGACCATTT GTGTCGCAGGTGGCAGTGCGCAGCCGGCACTTCTGGCGTCCGCCCGCCCCCTCGGCAGCAGGGCGCCGCGTTACACCACAGCGGCCGACAACCGCCATCCGCCTCGATGGCTCCGAGCGGAGCCGGAACCGGACGAGATGCTGGTACCCCGTAAGCTGTGCGTGAGTCCTCTGGAAACGTGGCTCTCGCTGCGCTACTCTCTTCCTCCCCTGCCGCAGCGGGAGCTGCCAGTTCTTGAGGAGGACGTCGATGCGCCCCTCGCTTGCAAAAACGTCCTGGAGATCCGGCGCCGCAAAATGAACCGGCACAAGTACAAGAAGCTGTTGAAACGGACCAAATTCCTCCGGAGGAGAGTGCGGGAGAGCAGGGGCAGAAAGAAGCAG aAACGTTTTGAGAAGGACCTGAAACGGATTTGGATGCGCGCTGGGCTGAAGAAGGCGCCAGAGGGATGGAACACGCCCAAGCTCTTCATAAGACAACACGGAAACCGAAGAAACTGA